In Candidatus Defluviilinea proxima, a single genomic region encodes these proteins:
- a CDS encoding TIGR03667 family PPOX class F420-dependent oxidoreductase — MLDLNSKFGRVVKRHLKNEYFVWLTTVDSRGTPQPRPVWFVWDDDSFLIFSKPNAFKVKHLKNNPNVSLHFNTKDQHGDQHVIVLTGDAFFDTMSPLAHMVPAYLKKYKSGIIGLKMTPEEFGNEYSRAIRIKPTEVRGWE; from the coding sequence ATGTTGGATCTGAATTCCAAGTTCGGGCGTGTCGTAAAGAGACATCTCAAGAATGAATATTTCGTCTGGTTAACAACAGTGGATTCAAGAGGAACGCCTCAGCCGAGGCCAGTCTGGTTTGTTTGGGACGACGATTCATTCCTGATATTCAGCAAGCCAAATGCGTTCAAGGTCAAGCACTTGAAAAACAACCCAAACGTTTCACTTCACTTCAACACAAAGGACCAACATGGAGATCAACATGTGATCGTTCTGACCGGTGACGCCTTTTTCGATACCATGTCTCCTCTTGCACACATGGTGCCTGCATATCTCAAGAAATATAAAAGCGGCATAATTGGTTTAAAGATGACTCCCGAAGAATTCGGCAATGAGTACTCAAGAGCCATAAGAATCAAGCCAACGGAAGTACGTGGTTGGGAGTAA
- a CDS encoding (Fe-S)-binding protein, giving the protein MLSPIEKILFVLATVASLYFTYKGVQRIIAHIASGQGKPDWSLFWKRLGEVIIKVGLFQPVFRFRLWPSILHALIGWGFISFLFINLADLIYAFTNFKLLEHLGLFGDIYRLIADFANVAILIGIFAMAVRRFIIRPLNLSTRETTLLHPKARSGILRDSAIVATFIIIHNSMRFLGESAYLALPVAGTSFLIDPVIDPWQPFISRFALSLIHYSPATIETIEHIAFWLSIGAVVAFLPYFPYSKHIHLFFAPLNFALKPERKSIGELSYINLDDQSIEQFGAATMKDLGWEQIMDSYACIMCMRCQEVCPAYNTGKLLSPAALEINKRYHLNFGGATDVPMTQLISEEAVWACTSCGACVDICPVGNEPMRDILDIRRNLSMMESTFPKQLETAFKGMERNTNPWNVSQADRMKWAEGINVPTIEQNAEPDIVWWVGCAPATDARAQKTAQAFAKILNAAGVNFAVLGKNEACTGDSARRAGREDIFFGLATQNVEILNEVAPKRIVTTCPHCLHTLKNEYPAFGGNYQVIHHTQLINELVGAGKISLEVNSDQFSVTFHDPCYLGRHNKITDAPREALKSAGVLTIEMPRNSAKSFCCGAGGAQMWKEEENGTARVNATRFAEAKETGANTVAVGCPFCLTMMSDASKADGGEIQVKDVAELVLERMK; this is encoded by the coding sequence ATGCTCTCACCGATCGAAAAAATCCTCTTTGTACTCGCAACAGTCGCATCGCTATATTTCACCTATAAAGGCGTTCAACGCATCATCGCTCACATCGCCAGTGGACAGGGCAAACCCGATTGGTCTCTGTTTTGGAAGCGACTGGGAGAGGTCATCATCAAAGTGGGGTTGTTCCAACCGGTGTTCCGTTTTCGATTGTGGCCCAGCATTCTTCATGCGCTTATCGGTTGGGGTTTCATCTCGTTCCTCTTCATCAATCTTGCAGACCTGATCTACGCATTTACGAACTTCAAACTCCTTGAACATCTTGGCTTATTTGGGGACATCTACCGTCTCATCGCGGACTTTGCGAACGTAGCGATCCTCATCGGCATATTCGCGATGGCCGTTCGCCGCTTCATCATCCGACCTTTGAACCTGTCCACTCGTGAGACAACTTTACTTCACCCCAAAGCGCGTTCTGGGATTCTGCGAGACTCAGCTATTGTCGCAACCTTTATAATTATTCATAATTCAATGCGGTTCTTAGGGGAAAGTGCATATCTTGCACTACCAGTCGCCGGAACTTCGTTTCTTATTGATCCCGTTATAGATCCTTGGCAACCTTTTATAAGTAGATTTGCACTAAGCTTAATTCATTATTCTCCTGCTACCATAGAGACTATTGAGCATATTGCCTTCTGGCTATCCATTGGCGCAGTGGTTGCGTTCCTTCCTTACTTCCCGTATTCAAAGCATATTCACTTGTTCTTTGCTCCGCTCAATTTTGCACTGAAGCCCGAGCGGAAGTCTATTGGGGAATTGAGCTATATCAATCTCGATGACCAATCCATTGAACAGTTCGGCGCCGCGACAATGAAAGACCTCGGCTGGGAACAGATCATGGATAGTTACGCCTGCATCATGTGCATGCGCTGTCAGGAAGTGTGCCCCGCGTACAACACTGGCAAGTTGTTATCTCCCGCCGCTTTGGAGATCAACAAACGCTATCACTTGAACTTTGGCGGCGCGACCGATGTGCCGATGACACAATTGATCTCGGAAGAAGCTGTGTGGGCTTGTACATCTTGTGGTGCCTGCGTGGACATCTGTCCCGTTGGCAATGAGCCGATGCGTGATATTCTCGATATCCGCCGCAATCTCTCGATGATGGAAAGCACATTCCCCAAACAACTTGAGACTGCATTCAAGGGCATGGAACGCAACACCAACCCGTGGAATGTTTCGCAAGCTGACCGCATGAAATGGGCTGAGGGCATAAACGTGCCAACGATTGAGCAAAACGCTGAGCCTGATATTGTGTGGTGGGTCGGCTGTGCCCCCGCAACGGATGCGCGCGCGCAAAAGACCGCGCAAGCCTTTGCGAAGATACTGAATGCGGCCGGTGTTAATTTCGCAGTGCTCGGAAAGAACGAAGCCTGTACAGGTGATTCCGCTCGCCGCGCAGGACGCGAAGATATTTTCTTCGGTCTCGCCACACAAAACGTGGAGATTCTCAACGAGGTCGCACCCAAACGGATCGTGACGACCTGCCCACATTGTTTACATACGCTCAAGAACGAATATCCTGCCTTTGGCGGAAACTATCAGGTCATCCATCACACGCAGTTGATCAATGAGCTGGTCGGTGCAGGGAAGATCAGTCTGGAAGTGAATAGCGACCAGTTCTCAGTGACATTCCATGACCCGTGCTATTTAGGCAGACACAACAAGATCACCGATGCGCCGCGCGAAGCGTTGAAGTCCGCTGGCGTGTTGACGATCGAGATGCCACGCAATTCAGCCAAGTCTTTTTGTTGTGGTGCAGGCGGCGCACAGATGTGGAAAGAAGAAGAAAACGGCACAGCGCGTGTCAATGCCACGCGTTTCGCTGAAGCAAAAGAAACTGGCGCAAACACCGTCGCTGTAGGATGTCCATTCTGCTTAACTATGATGAGCGATGCGTCCAAAGCAGATGGCGGTGAAATTCAAGTCAAAGATGTAGCAGAGTTGGTCCTGGAGAGAATGAAGTAA
- the ccsA gene encoding cytochrome c biogenesis protein CcsA, producing the protein MQAKPVALKILDVLSIIVLGISTYLALVFAPKEVVMGDVQRVFYFHIGTAWTALLGFILAALFSVIYLISKDLKWDRWQVAAIEVSLVFFLITIVLGSIWARPAWNTWWTWDPRLTTAAVTELIYIAYFMLRQGIDDPERRARFGAVYALVGGLSAPITFFAIRLFRTIHPVVIGGANAEAEGTFAMSADMRVAFFFALFAFTIIFIDLFWNRILLGNLEEKVEQLKLKVTM; encoded by the coding sequence ATGCAAGCCAAACCCGTAGCTCTCAAAATTCTCGATGTCCTCTCCATTATCGTGTTGGGCATCTCCACATACCTTGCCCTTGTTTTTGCGCCAAAGGAAGTGGTGATGGGTGATGTACAGCGAGTGTTCTACTTCCACATCGGCACCGCATGGACAGCCCTGCTTGGCTTTATCCTTGCCGCATTGTTCAGTGTGATCTACCTCATCAGCAAAGACCTAAAATGGGATCGCTGGCAAGTGGCCGCCATTGAGGTGAGCCTGGTGTTTTTCCTCATCACCATCGTACTCGGTTCCATTTGGGCCCGCCCCGCCTGGAACACCTGGTGGACCTGGGATCCGCGCCTTACGACCGCCGCTGTCACCGAGTTGATCTATATCGCCTACTTCATGCTCCGCCAGGGTATTGACGATCCCGAACGACGCGCCCGCTTTGGCGCCGTCTATGCGCTCGTTGGTGGGTTGAGCGCACCGATCACCTTCTTTGCCATTCGCTTGTTCCGCACCATTCACCCGGTGGTCATCGGCGGCGCAAACGCTGAAGCAGAAGGCACCTTCGCCATGTCTGCTGATATGCGCGTGGCGTTTTTCTTCGCCTTGTTCGCATTCACCATTATTTTCATTGACCTGTTCTGGAATCGCATCCTTCTCGGCAATCTCGAGGAAAAGGTCGAACAACTCAAACTCAAAGTTACCATGTAA
- a CDS encoding heme exporter protein CcmB translates to MTEQRSNSQSAKGSYIKAVGAIVWKDIIAEYRSLELVSAMSVFSLLVIIIFNFALDLDIKTRQTITAGVLWATFAFAGTLGLNRSMSVEKDRGCLDGLLLAPVDRSAIYFGKAISNLIFMLIVAIVVLPVYSVLYNTNLFQPGLLLVILLGSIGYVGVGTLLATMSVQTRTRDILLSILLFPVILPVLLPAIIASNGFLNGLEMSEILFPLSILITYDVIFIAVAFMVFDSVVEE, encoded by the coding sequence ATGACAGAACAACGTTCCAATTCCCAGTCGGCAAAAGGCAGTTACATCAAAGCGGTCGGCGCAATCGTATGGAAAGACATTATTGCAGAATATCGTTCACTCGAACTGGTTTCGGCGATGAGCGTTTTCTCGCTTTTGGTTATCATCATTTTTAACTTTGCGCTCGATCTTGATATCAAAACACGTCAGACAATCACCGCAGGCGTGCTTTGGGCCACCTTCGCCTTCGCAGGGACACTTGGCCTCAACCGTTCCATGTCTGTTGAAAAGGATCGCGGCTGTCTGGACGGCCTCCTGCTTGCGCCCGTCGACCGTTCCGCCATTTATTTTGGCAAGGCAATAAGCAACCTGATATTCATGCTGATCGTGGCGATCGTTGTCTTGCCTGTGTATAGTGTTCTTTACAACACAAACCTTTTTCAACCGGGTTTGCTCTTGGTCATTCTGCTCGGTTCAATCGGTTACGTGGGAGTAGGAACCCTGCTTGCAACCATGTCTGTGCAGACACGCACACGCGATATTCTCCTTTCCATTTTACTTTTCCCAGTGATCCTGCCGGTATTGTTGCCCGCCATCATAGCCAGCAACGGCTTCCTGAACGGTCTTGAGATGTCGGAGATTCTCTTTCCATTGAGCATCCTGATCACGTACGATGTCATTTTTATCGCCGTGGCGTTCATGGTCTTTGATAGTGTTGTAGAAGAATAA
- the ccmA gene encoding heme ABC exporter ATP-binding protein CcmA, producing MITVKKLVKRFGLKTVLRGLDFEVQPGEFVALLGPNGAGKTTFLRILASLSRPSLGEVKVAGYQLPNEAANVRARLGVVSHLPLLYGDLTADENLRFYGRMYNIASLEERVTEVLEMVGLENRRRDLVRTFSRGMQQRLAIGRAVLHDPDVMLFDEPYTGLDQDASSMLDDVLKTVAAKGRTVVMTSHDLARAEELATRFDILSRGVIAASATKKQLRKNNLLTFYKEALVD from the coding sequence ATGATCACCGTCAAAAAGCTGGTTAAACGTTTCGGGTTGAAGACCGTCTTACGCGGGTTGGACTTTGAAGTCCAACCCGGTGAGTTCGTTGCATTGCTTGGGCCAAACGGTGCAGGCAAGACAACCTTTTTACGCATCCTTGCTTCCCTCTCGCGCCCATCATTGGGAGAAGTAAAAGTCGCTGGGTATCAACTTCCCAACGAAGCCGCAAATGTCCGCGCGAGATTGGGCGTCGTATCCCATCTTCCCTTGCTGTATGGTGACCTGACCGCAGACGAGAATCTTCGCTTTTATGGACGCATGTACAACATCGCGAGCCTTGAAGAGCGTGTGACCGAAGTGTTGGAAATGGTTGGGCTTGAAAATCGCAGACGCGACCTTGTCCGCACATTTTCACGCGGCATGCAACAACGTCTCGCCATTGGGCGCGCTGTATTGCACGACCCCGACGTGATGCTTTTCGATGAACCCTATACCGGTCTTGATCAGGATGCATCGTCCATGCTTGATGATGTGTTGAAAACCGTTGCCGCAAAGGGACGGACCGTAGTGATGACATCTCACGACTTGGCCCGCGCTGAAGAACTCGCCACGCGATTTGATATCCTTTCACGCGGCGTTATCGCAGCATCAGCGACCAAGAAACAACTCCGTAAAAACAATCTGCTCACATTCTATAAAGAAGCGCTGGTTGACTAA
- a CDS encoding c-type cytochrome, with product MKLRHTILFVFAAIMVSACNLTLAEDVTPPPGYVPPTPMPTLALVPPQRPNVANGQAIYFEKCAACHGETGLGDGAQGIQLGVTVPAFAIAESARSASPSQWYTTVTRGRMDRFMPPFASLNDQERWDVVAYIMTLHTSTEEIQKGKEIFDANCTDCSTDYYKDLSKMSDLSTVALARIVRLGNETIPAFGENLPDAETWAVAEYLRSLSYDVAAPATPTVVPATETPAPVDTPSAEGTPIEGTPQTNVQPEATVVVKEGFGTVSGTIDNKTGKELPSDLKITLRGYEHDLANPNAGTQEVLTLEGVAAPDGSFIFENVEMPENRIFLAEAKYEGMDVTSDYVVVEAGQSAVTILPLVIYPVTDDTSSLTVDELDIFLSEENETTYNIYAVYNFRNTGDAIVSISMGTSQEIPFLKFPVEAQGMGYDAMQGSAPFIDTADGIAMKPSDQPYNILAVASIAKTEEFTLSQPFVLPVSVVRIFVPEGMEVEGTSITKDQLQDIQGMSYQSYLANGVNANDTLSFKVSGTPKTASTPEPAKSTTNNALLIGAGGLGLALILAGGWMYLRDRKKLAEEIDEEDDEEEFETAEDVMDAIIALDDLHRAKRSLTKHIKSDVPS from the coding sequence ATGAAACTTCGCCATACGATTTTATTTGTCTTCGCCGCCATCATGGTTTCGGCATGTAACCTGACGCTGGCTGAGGATGTGACACCACCTCCCGGCTACGTTCCCCCCACACCGATGCCAACACTGGCGTTGGTTCCTCCACAACGCCCGAACGTTGCCAACGGACAAGCCATCTATTTTGAAAAATGTGCGGCCTGTCACGGCGAAACCGGTCTCGGCGATGGCGCACAGGGTATTCAACTCGGCGTTACTGTCCCCGCGTTTGCAATCGCTGAATCAGCGCGCTCGGCATCACCTTCGCAATGGTATACAACCGTCACGCGTGGTCGCATGGATCGCTTCATGCCTCCCTTTGCCAGCCTGAACGATCAGGAACGTTGGGATGTGGTGGCGTACATCATGACCTTACATACCAGCACAGAGGAGATTCAAAAAGGTAAAGAGATCTTTGATGCCAACTGCACGGATTGTTCAACTGACTATTACAAAGATCTGAGCAAGATGTCTGATCTGAGTACGGTAGCGTTGGCGCGCATCGTGAGGCTTGGCAACGAAACCATCCCTGCTTTCGGAGAGAATCTTCCAGATGCAGAGACGTGGGCCGTGGCTGAATATCTGCGGTCATTATCGTATGACGTAGCGGCTCCTGCCACCCCGACAGTTGTTCCGGCTACTGAGACTCCTGCCCCCGTTGACACACCGTCAGCTGAGGGAACGCCTATCGAAGGCACGCCGCAGACCAACGTCCAACCAGAGGCGACGGTTGTCGTCAAAGAAGGGTTTGGAACTGTCAGCGGAACCATCGATAATAAGACCGGCAAAGAACTTCCATCCGATCTCAAGATCACCCTGCGTGGATACGAGCATGATCTGGCCAACCCCAACGCCGGCACACAAGAAGTGTTGACTCTGGAAGGCGTGGCCGCACCAGATGGCTCATTCATTTTTGAAAATGTCGAGATGCCTGAGAACCGCATCTTTTTGGCTGAAGCGAAATACGAGGGGATGGATGTAACTTCAGACTATGTGGTTGTGGAAGCCGGGCAGAGCGCGGTGACCATTCTGCCGCTGGTCATATACCCTGTCACAGATGACACATCTTCGCTGACCGTTGATGAGTTGGATATCTTCCTCAGCGAAGAGAATGAGACAACCTATAACATTTACGCGGTCTATAACTTCCGCAATACCGGCGATGCGATTGTCTCGATCTCCATGGGAACCAGCCAGGAAATCCCATTCCTGAAATTCCCGGTGGAAGCACAGGGTATGGGGTACGATGCCATGCAAGGTAGTGCGCCGTTCATCGACACAGCCGATGGTATTGCGATGAAACCAAGTGACCAGCCGTATAACATCCTTGCGGTTGCCAGCATCGCAAAGACCGAGGAATTTACTCTCTCGCAACCGTTCGTTCTGCCTGTTTCTGTGGTGCGAATCTTCGTGCCCGAAGGCATGGAAGTGGAAGGCACCAGCATCACCAAAGATCAATTGCAGGATATTCAAGGGATGTCGTATCAATCGTATCTCGCCAATGGCGTAAACGCCAATGACACCTTGAGTTTCAAAGTCAGCGGCACACCCAAAACTGCTTCAACACCAGAGCCCGCCAAATCCACAACCAACAATGCGCTCTTGATCGGCGCTGGCGGATTGGGCTTGGCACTCATCCTTGCCGGTGGCTGGATGTACCTGCGTGACCGCAAGAAACTTGCAGAAGAAATTGATGAAGAGGATGACGAAGAAGAGTTCGAAACTGCGGAAGATGTAATGGATGCCATCATCGCTCTTGACGACCTGCATCGCGCCAAAAGATCACTGACGAAGCATATCAAAAGCGACGTGCCGAGTTGA
- a CDS encoding zinc ribbon domain-containing protein — MQIAAILLTLGVAILVGLYLYAPLLERQARRVTSEETELSTLLAERDRVINSLQELDFDFKLGKIPEGDYPDQRAGLLQRGADILRKIDSFSPKSASAQDTESRLEKAIAARRADSSAKETKISDDDIESMLSARRKLHKDKSAGFCPKCGKPVMETDRFCPSCGKPL; from the coding sequence ATGCAAATCGCCGCAATCTTACTCACCCTCGGAGTTGCCATACTGGTCGGGTTGTATTTATATGCCCCGCTCCTCGAGCGTCAGGCGCGCCGCGTCACCAGCGAAGAGACGGAACTTTCCACTCTACTGGCCGAACGTGACCGTGTGATCAATTCGCTACAAGAACTTGATTTCGATTTCAAACTTGGGAAGATCCCCGAAGGGGATTATCCAGATCAACGCGCCGGACTTTTGCAACGAGGCGCAGACATCCTCAGGAAGATCGATTCATTCTCCCCCAAATCTGCTTCAGCGCAGGATACTGAATCCAGGCTGGAGAAGGCCATTGCCGCACGCCGCGCAGACTCATCTGCCAAAGAAACCAAGATCAGCGATGATGATATTGAGTCCATGCTATCGGCACGCCGCAAACTGCATAAGGACAAATCGGCAGGCTTCTGCCCGAAATGCGGAAAACCCGTAATGGAAACCGACCGCTTCTGTCCATCATGCGGAAAGCCTTTGTAA
- a CDS encoding TlpA family protein disulfide reductase codes for MTESQNTAPQRKGVALPVQIVIWVFLVALLVIVAMGLKRAQQGTIQPGQQVENFTLPLFSGYEYQGKSEVQLTDLRGKVVVLNFWASWCKPCEQEAAELQSAWAEYEPAGDVVFIGVDYVDTEPEARVYLKKFGITFANGPDLATHISQYFRIKGVPETYFIDREGVLRYVQVGPFSSVQQIRDIIDPLLAK; via the coding sequence ATGACCGAATCGCAGAATACTGCCCCGCAACGTAAAGGTGTTGCGCTTCCGGTGCAGATCGTCATCTGGGTGTTTTTGGTTGCCTTGCTCGTCATCGTTGCGATGGGTTTGAAGCGCGCGCAACAAGGCACTATTCAACCCGGCCAACAGGTGGAAAATTTCACACTGCCGTTGTTCAGTGGGTATGAGTATCAAGGCAAAAGCGAAGTCCAATTAACTGACTTACGCGGCAAGGTTGTAGTGCTCAACTTCTGGGCATCATGGTGCAAGCCATGTGAACAGGAAGCCGCAGAACTGCAAAGCGCCTGGGCCGAATATGAACCCGCCGGCGATGTGGTTTTCATTGGCGTTGATTATGTAGACACCGAACCGGAGGCGCGCGTGTATTTGAAAAAGTTTGGTATCACGTTCGCTAACGGACCAGACCTCGCCACACACATCTCACAATACTTCCGTATCAAGGGCGTACCCGAAACGTATTTCATCGACCGCGAAGGCGTTCTACGCTATGTACAGGTGGGACCGTTCTCCTCTGTTCAGCAGATACGTGACATCATAGACCCATTGCTCGCCAAATAG
- a CDS encoding cytochrome c-type biogenesis protein CcmH — protein MLNNRKLRITNYELPLAIMTALVFSAIFAAVVFAQGNEPTDDDVNRVAKQLYCPVCESTPLDVCPTEACRQWRDLIRSMLAEGKSDDEIKQYFVIQYGVRVLNEPPNRWASYLVPVVAFLAGAFLLFRGFRMWMKPVETESASPITNEAEPVQQDDYIRKMEEELKKRN, from the coding sequence ATGCTGAACAATAGAAAATTACGAATTACAAATTACGAATTACCGCTGGCGATCATGACCGCGCTTGTGTTTTCGGCCATCTTTGCAGCCGTCGTTTTTGCCCAAGGCAACGAGCCGACCGATGATGACGTGAACCGTGTTGCCAAGCAGTTGTACTGTCCCGTTTGCGAAAGTACTCCTTTAGATGTATGCCCTACTGAGGCTTGCCGTCAGTGGCGTGACTTGATCCGCTCGATGCTGGCCGAAGGAAAAAGCGACGACGAGATCAAGCAATATTTTGTGATCCAATACGGTGTGCGCGTGTTGAACGAACCACCCAACCGTTGGGCATCCTATCTTGTGCCGGTCGTCGCGTTCCTTGCAGGCGCGTTCCTGCTCTTTCGCGGGTTCCGGATGTGGATGAAGCCAGTTGAAACAGAATCAGCTTCCCCTATTACGAATGAGGCGGAGCCTGTCCAACAGGATGATTACATTCGAAAAATGGAAGAAGAATTGAAGAAAAGGAATTAA
- a CDS encoding heme lyase CcmF/NrfE family subunit has product MIADFGYGVLFVSFLVAVYSVFAAIYGEFKKLPGMVESARRAMLLTWPLLTLTAGILIYLLVNDHYEVQFVYEVTSRAMPTYLKVTAWWGGQAGSLLFWSWLMSAFASLATLRKWDRDREFLPWVIVVACVTLAFFVGMNVFYENPFAQLYQTFDGTIAPHTFQPANSILFTPQDGRGLNPLLRHPGMVIHPPMLYLGFVSFVIPYAFAMAALITGRTDDRWIRLTRRWTLWAWLFLSAGLVLGGRWAYDVLGWGGYWGWDPVEIAAFMPWLTGTAFLHSVMIQEKRGLFKHWNMLLIILTYDLVIFGTFLTRSGVLSSVHAFAQSAIGPLFFAFIGITLITSVALIFYRWEALKSETQMTSLLSREALFLFNNLLFMSILVVCFWGVIYPLISELFTGQKVTVGPPFYEKATGPLWATLLLLMGIAPLSAWGHSTVKTLGRAIWKPAAAALAITVVLYFTYTTIPIALLSFFLVALVILVTLYEYGRGVNARRKAQGEDIFTAIWNLTGRNRRRYGGYIIHLSMMLMAIGILGIEIFQVETQGTIAAGDSLQLSGYTIKYTEVASWDDAPKGVNFTRATVEIYDKNGKLLGDLHPRKDFYFDSQQPMTIPGQLASLKDEVYVLLVDWEPIDQAGTTFKVFVNPLINWLWMGSFLFIIGTIIAAWPDKDPERVTVRTNKRAHQPSAAD; this is encoded by the coding sequence ATGATCGCAGACTTTGGATATGGCGTTTTATTCGTATCGTTTTTAGTAGCTGTATATAGCGTGTTCGCCGCAATCTATGGCGAGTTCAAGAAATTACCGGGCATGGTTGAAAGTGCCCGTCGGGCCATGTTATTGACATGGCCCTTGTTGACACTTACCGCAGGCATTCTTATCTATCTCCTAGTCAATGACCACTACGAAGTCCAGTTCGTCTATGAAGTGACCAGTCGCGCCATGCCCACTTACCTCAAAGTGACGGCGTGGTGGGGCGGACAAGCCGGTTCACTTCTCTTTTGGTCTTGGTTAATGTCCGCGTTTGCCTCGCTGGCCACCCTCCGCAAATGGGACCGTGACCGCGAGTTCCTTCCCTGGGTGATCGTTGTGGCATGCGTCACACTGGCATTCTTCGTTGGTATGAACGTCTTCTACGAAAATCCGTTCGCTCAGCTGTATCAAACCTTTGATGGGACCATCGCCCCTCACACCTTTCAACCGGCGAATAGCATTCTCTTCACCCCGCAAGATGGCCGTGGATTGAACCCGCTTCTCCGCCACCCCGGCATGGTGATCCATCCTCCCATGCTGTATCTTGGCTTTGTTTCTTTCGTCATCCCGTATGCGTTCGCAATGGCGGCTTTGATCACCGGCCGCACCGATGACCGTTGGATCCGTCTCACGCGCCGCTGGACGTTGTGGGCATGGTTGTTCCTCTCCGCTGGTCTCGTGCTTGGCGGACGCTGGGCATACGATGTACTCGGCTGGGGCGGTTACTGGGGCTGGGACCCCGTGGAGATCGCGGCTTTCATGCCGTGGTTGACCGGTACAGCCTTCCTTCACTCCGTCATGATCCAGGAAAAGCGCGGCTTGTTCAAGCACTGGAACATGTTGCTCATTATCCTGACGTACGACCTCGTCATCTTTGGCACATTCCTGACCCGCTCCGGTGTGCTCTCTTCTGTGCATGCCTTTGCACAGAGCGCCATTGGCCCGTTGTTCTTTGCTTTCATCGGCATTACGCTCATCACATCGGTTGCGCTCATCTTCTATCGTTGGGAAGCTTTGAAATCCGAAACACAAATGACCTCCCTGCTTTCACGCGAGGCGCTGTTCCTGTTCAACAACTTATTGTTCATGAGCATTCTGGTCGTATGTTTCTGGGGCGTGATCTACCCACTTATCTCTGAACTATTCACCGGCCAAAAAGTGACGGTTGGACCTCCCTTCTATGAAAAGGCTACCGGTCCTTTGTGGGCTACGTTGTTGCTCCTGATGGGCATTGCACCACTCTCTGCGTGGGGACATTCCACTGTCAAGACGTTGGGACGTGCCATCTGGAAACCAGCCGCTGCAGCGCTGGCGATCACAGTGGTGTTGTATTTCACTTACACAACGATCCCCATCGCATTGTTGAGCTTCTTCCTGGTGGCGCTCGTTATCCTTGTGACTTTGTATGAATATGGCCGAGGGGTCAATGCACGGCGCAAGGCACAGGGCGAAGATATCTTTACCGCAATATGGAATCTCACCGGCCGCAATCGTCGCCGCTACGGTGGATACATCATCCACCTCAGCATGATGTTGATGGCAATCGGCATTCTTGGCATTGAGATATTCCAGGTAGAGACGCAGGGAACCATTGCCGCAGGCGATTCTTTACAACTCTCCGGGTACACCATCAAATACACGGAAGTGGCCTCGTGGGACGACGCCCCCAAAGGTGTGAATTTCACACGCGCCACAGTAGAGATCTACGATAAAAACGGAAAACTTTTAGGAGACCTGCACCCGCGCAAGGACTTCTACTTCGACAGCCAACAACCTATGACCATCCCCGGCCAATTGGCTTCGCTCAAAGACGAAGTATATGTTCTGCTGGTAGATTGGGAACCGATCGATCAAGCAGGCACCACTTTCAAGGTCTTCGTCAACCCGTTAATCAACTGGTTATGGATGGGAAGTTTCCTCTTCATCATCGGCACGATCATCGCGGCCTGGCCCGATAAAGACCCCGAGCGTGTGACTGTGCGCACGAACAAACGCGCCCATCAGCCCAGCGCAGCGGATTAG
- a CDS encoding cytochrome c maturation protein CcmE produces the protein MKINKFVIGGILILGAVVFLIWSSTVSASEYFYTVDEVNAKGGAVVNRNLRVSGAVLGDTIQYDAQNLTLTFEVAHVPGDQALIEEEGGLADALHEAVMDPSRSRMKIVYVGPMPDLLRNEAQAIVTGQLGEDGVFHADELLLKCPTKYEEAVPEQAASK, from the coding sequence ATGAAAATCAACAAATTCGTCATCGGTGGAATCCTGATCCTGGGTGCAGTGGTCTTCTTGATCTGGTCTTCCACGGTATCAGCATCGGAATATTTTTACACGGTAGATGAGGTCAACGCAAAGGGTGGAGCTGTCGTGAACCGCAATTTGCGCGTCTCTGGTGCTGTCCTCGGCGATACCATCCAGTATGATGCACAGAACCTGACCCTCACATTCGAAGTAGCTCACGTACCCGGTGACCAAGCCTTGATCGAAGAAGAAGGCGGTCTTGCCGATGCATTGCACGAAGCAGTTATGGATCCTTCCCGCTCTCGCATGAAGATCGTATATGTAGGCCCCATGCCAGACTTGCTGAGAAACGAGGCGCAAGCCATTGTGACCGGTCAACTCGGTGAAGATGGCGTTTTCCATGCGGATGAGCTCTTGCTCAAATGCCCGACCAAATACGAAGAAGCTGTACCTGAACAGGCGGCAAGCAAATAA